A single Cucumis melo cultivar AY chromosome 4, USDA_Cmelo_AY_1.0, whole genome shotgun sequence DNA region contains:
- the LOC103494971 gene encoding uncharacterized protein LOC103494971 isoform X2 has product MGGGEFVRAAAKMAGAGAVNAGLRGSSAAPQFGQLLRTASRPSSVFVGSSSPVPPAKATVSAEVDVVQKPTWEFDDWEFANFENDMGMDSVGLKPRIVFGAVPSFDEAKEATMEVKEALDKKIESVSCLSNETSLQSQNSVPQHAIQAFKLLKESAEAQTVVASIASDPNVWNAMLGNEALKSFLQSYQTNKVVEYHELTEGVEEASVGYSIGEQPQNESRNVFQKMLENIKTSIDDMLAKASSFIQNIFGPPPAEVSGGNDEATSGFSTAEKAMGSSIMGLVVIVVAVLLVKRS; this is encoded by the exons ATGGGTGGAGGAGAATTCGTTAGGGCAGCGGCCAAGATGGCCGGAGCCGGAGCCGTTAACGCCGGTCTCCGAGGATCATCGGCTGCGCCCCAGTTTGGGCAATTGCTTCGCACCGCGTCGAGACCCTCCTCCGTTTTCGTCGGATCGTCTTCTCCAGTTCCACCGGCCAAGGCCACCGTCAGCGCCGAGGTGGACGTTGTCCAGAAACCAACGTGGGAGTTCGATGACTGGGAATTTGCTAATTTCGAAAACGATATGGGCATGGATTCTGTTGGACTTAAACCTAGGATTGTATTTGGGGCGGTTCCCAGTTTCGACGAAGCGAAGGAAGCTACAATGGAGGTGAAGGAGGCTTTGGATAA GAAAATAGAATCAGTGTCTTGTTTATCTAATGAGACAAGCTTGCAGTCGCAGAATTCGGTCCCTCAGCATGCAATTCAAGCATTTAAACTGCTCAAGGAAAGTGCTGAAGCTCAG ACTGTTGTTGCCTCAATTGCCTCTGACCCAAATGTGTGGAATGCAATGTTAGGCAATGAAGCTCTTAAGAGCTTCTTGCAATCATATCAGACCA ATAAGGTTGTTGAGTATCATGAATTAACTGAGGGGGTTGAAGAAGCATCAGTTGGCTACAGTATCGGTGAGCAACCGCAAAATGAGTCGAGAAATGTCTTTCAGAAGATGctagaaaatattaaaacttcAATTGATGACATGCTGGCTAAGGCATCCAGCTTCATTCAGAATATATTTGGACCCCCACCAGCTGAAGTTTCTGGAGGAAATGACGAAGCAACCTCTGGATTTTCCACTGCAGAGAAAGCAATGGGATCGTCCATTATGGGACTGGTTGTCATTGTCGTTGCTGTACTACTTGTGAAGCGAAGTTAG
- the LOC103494971 gene encoding uncharacterized protein LOC103494971 isoform X1, translating to MGGGEFVRAAAKMAGAGAVNAGLRGSSAAPQFGQLLRTASRPSSVFVGSSSPVPPAKATVSAEVDVVQKPTWEFDDWEFANFENDMGMDSVGLKPRIVFGAVPSFDEAKEATMEVKEALDKVYLSSSPESDGSNLIVPLNRKIESVSCLSNETSLQSQNSVPQHAIQAFKLLKESAEAQTVVASIASDPNVWNAMLGNEALKSFLQSYQTNKVVEYHELTEGVEEASVGYSIGEQPQNESRNVFQKMLENIKTSIDDMLAKASSFIQNIFGPPPAEVSGGNDEATSGFSTAEKAMGSSIMGLVVIVVAVLLVKRS from the exons ATGGGTGGAGGAGAATTCGTTAGGGCAGCGGCCAAGATGGCCGGAGCCGGAGCCGTTAACGCCGGTCTCCGAGGATCATCGGCTGCGCCCCAGTTTGGGCAATTGCTTCGCACCGCGTCGAGACCCTCCTCCGTTTTCGTCGGATCGTCTTCTCCAGTTCCACCGGCCAAGGCCACCGTCAGCGCCGAGGTGGACGTTGTCCAGAAACCAACGTGGGAGTTCGATGACTGGGAATTTGCTAATTTCGAAAACGATATGGGCATGGATTCTGTTGGACTTAAACCTAGGATTGTATTTGGGGCGGTTCCCAGTTTCGACGAAGCGAAGGAAGCTACAATGGAGGTGAAGGAGGCTTTGGATAA GGTATACTTGTCTTCTTCACCAGAATCTGATGGATCGAATCTGATTGTTCCTTTAAACAGGAAAATAGAATCAGTGTCTTGTTTATCTAATGAGACAAGCTTGCAGTCGCAGAATTCGGTCCCTCAGCATGCAATTCAAGCATTTAAACTGCTCAAGGAAAGTGCTGAAGCTCAG ACTGTTGTTGCCTCAATTGCCTCTGACCCAAATGTGTGGAATGCAATGTTAGGCAATGAAGCTCTTAAGAGCTTCTTGCAATCATATCAGACCA ATAAGGTTGTTGAGTATCATGAATTAACTGAGGGGGTTGAAGAAGCATCAGTTGGCTACAGTATCGGTGAGCAACCGCAAAATGAGTCGAGAAATGTCTTTCAGAAGATGctagaaaatattaaaacttcAATTGATGACATGCTGGCTAAGGCATCCAGCTTCATTCAGAATATATTTGGACCCCCACCAGCTGAAGTTTCTGGAGGAAATGACGAAGCAACCTCTGGATTTTCCACTGCAGAGAAAGCAATGGGATCGTCCATTATGGGACTGGTTGTCATTGTCGTTGCTGTACTACTTGTGAAGCGAAGTTAG
- the LOC103494970 gene encoding mRNA cap guanine-N7 methyltransferase 1, whose product MKRGYSESPSASLGPPQSRFKYNPEGDAEFLEDESTKIFARKVAEHYSARTNQTLEEREASVIIHLKKLNNWIKSVLVQLYARRGDAVLDLACGKGGDLIKWDKARIGYYVGIDIAEGSIEDCRTRYNGDADHHQRRKKFSFPARLICGDCYEARLDHVLADDAPFDICSCQFALHYSWSTEARARRALANISALLRPGGILIGTMPDANVIVKKLREAQGLMFGNSVYGIRFDEEYAEKKFSASSPFGIKYLFHLEDAVDCPEWIVPFHVFKSLAEEYDLELVFVKNSHEFVHEYLKKPEFVDLMRRLGALGDGNQDQSTLSPDEWEVAYLYLSFVLRKRGQPDRTQAPNRRDRGQMQIGKEDIMYISTD is encoded by the exons ATGAAACGAGGATACTCAGAATCCCCATCGGCATCTCTGGGGCCTCCACAATCCAGATTCAAGTACAACCCAGAAG GTGATGCTGAGTTCTTAGAAGATGAAAGCACCAAGATTTTTGCTCGGAAAGTCGCTGAACATTACAGTGCTAGGACGAATCAAACTTTGGAAGAGCGAGAAGCTAGTGTTATCATCCATTTAAAGAAACTTAACAATTGG ATCAAAAGTGTCTTGGTTCAGCTTTATGCTCGCCGAGGGGATGCTGTTCTTGATCTTGCCTGCGGGAAG GGTGGTGATCTTATCAAATGGGATAAGGCCAGAATTGGATATTATGTTGGCATCGATATAGCCGAAGGATCA ATAGAAGATTGCCGTACTCGTTACAATGGTGACGCTGACCATCATCAGCGTCGTAAAAAGTTTTCATTTCCAGCCCGCCTAATATGTGGAGATTGTTATGAG GCAAGGCTGGATCATGTCTTAGCAGATGATGCTCCATTCGACATTTGCAGTTGCCAG TTCGCATTGCATTATTCTTGGTCTACTGAGGCTCGTGCACGACGTGCCTTAGCCAATATATCAGCTCTTCTCCGCCCAGGAGGTATTCTCATTGGAACCATGCCAGATGCTAATGTGATTGTCAAAAAGCTTAGAGAAg CTCAAGGCTTGATGTTTGGAAATAGCGTCTATGGGATACGCTTTGATGAAGAATATGCTGAAAAG AAATTTAGTGCTTCCAGCCCCTTTGGTATAAAGTACTTGTTTCATCTAGAG GATGCTGTTGATTGCCCCGAGTGGATTGTCCCATTTCATGTTTTCAAATCATTGGCTGAAGAG TATGACTTAGAGTTGGTTTTTGTCAAGAACTCGCATGAATTTGTGCACGAGTACTTGAAAAAACCAGAATTCGTGGATCTAATGCGACGACTTGGTGCCTTGGGTGATGGCAACCAAGATCAAA GTACATTATCTCCGGACGAGTGGGAAGTGGCGTATCTGTACCTTTCGTTTGTTTTGAGAAAG CGAGGCCAACCCGACAGGACACAGGCACCAAATAGAAGAGACAGAGGGCAAATGCAAATAGGAAAGGAGGACATAATGTACATTTCAACTGATTAA